In the Deltaproteobacteria bacterium genome, one interval contains:
- a CDS encoding M48 family peptidase translates to MAVPAPLPPTRSRYTPPMVAVDFDFARYVAERRGRVEQRARDGAAYAFSGARKVQRTLATARPVAIAIEATSRLWQGAAKDELLSASARATDETHPAVRGAAVAAARALGIDPPAVYVAPADAGISDATLGTVDEPYVVVNADLVARLSDVELVALIGHHCGHIQNNHVTYTTALHYLTRAAASLVRWAVRPATMALQAWSRRAEITCDRAALLCTRDIDATFRQMVKCQASVPAGVDAMTADDYLARAPDAPGTLGGIGELFRSDPYLLKRVKALKLFADSAFYRRITGQSGGRPAEEVDREVAQLLSVF, encoded by the coding sequence ATGGCGGTGCCGGCGCCGTTGCCGCCGACGCGAAGTCGCTATACTCCGCCCATGGTCGCCGTCGACTTCGACTTCGCGCGCTATGTCGCCGAGCGGCGCGGCCGCGTCGAACAGCGCGCCCGCGACGGCGCGGCCTATGCGTTTTCCGGCGCCCGCAAGGTGCAGCGGACGCTGGCGACGGCACGCCCGGTGGCGATCGCCATCGAAGCGACGAGCCGGCTGTGGCAGGGCGCCGCGAAGGACGAACTGCTGTCGGCGTCGGCGCGCGCGACGGACGAGACGCATCCCGCGGTGCGGGGCGCCGCGGTGGCGGCCGCCCGCGCGCTGGGCATCGACCCGCCGGCGGTGTACGTCGCGCCGGCCGACGCCGGCATCTCCGACGCCACCCTCGGCACCGTGGACGAGCCGTACGTCGTCGTCAACGCGGATCTCGTCGCGCGCCTGAGCGACGTCGAACTCGTGGCGCTCATCGGCCACCACTGCGGTCACATCCAGAACAACCACGTCACCTATACGACCGCGCTGCACTACCTCACGCGCGCGGCGGCCAGCCTGGTGCGGTGGGCGGTTCGCCCGGCGACGATGGCGCTGCAGGCGTGGTCGCGGCGCGCCGAGATCACGTGCGACCGCGCGGCGCTTTTGTGCACGCGCGACATCGATGCGACGTTTCGCCAGATGGTGAAATGCCAGGCGAGCGTCCCCGCCGGCGTCGACGCCATGACGGCCGACGACTACCTCGCGCGCGCGCCGGACGCGCCCGGGACCCTCGGCGGCATCGGCGAGCTGTTCCGCAGCGACCCGTATCTGCTCAAGCGAGTCAAGGCGCTCAAGCTGTTCGCGGACTCGGCGTTCTACCGGCGCATCACGGGGCAATCCGGCGGCCGGCCGGCGGAAGAGGTCGACCGCGAGGTCGCCCAACTGCTGAGTGTGTTCTGA